In one window of Gossypium hirsutum isolate 1008001.06 chromosome A01, Gossypium_hirsutum_v2.1, whole genome shotgun sequence DNA:
- the LOC107958047 gene encoding auxin transporter-like protein 2 has translation MLGQKQSEEAIVSNYNESEHHVENRDEEKEEENQSLFNVKNLLWHGGSAWDAWFSCASNQVAQVLLTLPYSFSQLGMLSGILLQVFYGLIGSWTAYLISVLYIEYRSRKEKENVNFKNHVIQWFEVLDGLLGPYWKAIGLAFNCTFLLFGSVIQLIGCASNIYYVNDKLDKRTWTYIFGACCATTVFIPSFHNYRIWSFLGLGMTTYTAWYLAIAALAHGQAEGVMHSGPTKLVLYFTGATNILYTFGGHAVTVEIMHAMWKPQKFKYIYLLATLYVFTLTLPSAAAVYWAFGDELLNHSNAFSLLPKNGFRDAAVILMLIHQFITFGFACTPLYFVWEKVIGMHDTKSICLRALARLPVVIPIWFLAIIFPFFGPINSAVGALLVSFTVYIIPALAHMLTYRKASARQNAAEKPPFFMPSWTGMYALNAFIVVWVLVVGFGFGGWASMTNFIRQIDSFGLFAKCYQCKPPTPTSPAAAMHH, from the exons ATGTTGGGACAAAAGCAAAGTGAAGAAGCAATAGTGTCGAATTATAACGAAAGTGAACATCATGTTGAGAATAGAGatgaagagaaagaagaagaaaaccagTCATTGTTTAATGTTAAGAATCTACTTTGGCATGGTGGTTCTGCCTGGGATGCTTGGTTCAGCTGTGCTTCTAATCAA GTAGCACAAGTGTTGTTGACTCTACCATATTCATTTTCTCAATTGGGCATGCTATCTGGGATTCTGCTACAAGTTTTCTATGGACTTATTGGAAGTTGGACTGCATACCTCATAAGTGTACTCTACATTGAATATAGAAGCAGGAAAGAGAAAGAGAATGTGAACTTCAAGAACCATGTGATTCAG tgGTTCGAAGTGCTTGATGGGTTATTGGGTCCATATTGGAAGGCAATAGGACTTGCCTTCAACTGTACTTTCCTCTTATTTGGATCTGTCATACAACTTATAGGCTGTGCAAG TAATATATACTACGTTAATGACAAATTGGACAAGAGGACATGGACCTACATATTTGGAGCTTGTTGTGCAACAACAGTTTTCATACCATCTTTTCACAACTACCGTATTTGGTCCTTTCTTGGCCTTGGGATGACCACTTATACAGCTTGGTACCTGGCTATTGCTGCCCTCGCTCACGGCCAG GCTGAGGGCGTGATGCATAGCGGTCCGACGAAGCTTGTGCTTTATTTCACCGGAGCCACCAATATTCTCTACACTTTCGGCGGACATGCCGTCACTGT gGAAATTATGCATGCAATGTGGAAGCCTCAAAAATTCAAGTACATATATTTATTGGCCACACTTTACGTTTTTACCCTTACACTTCCGTCAGCTGCTGCCGTTTACTGGGCCTTCGGTGACGAACTCCTCAACCATTCCAATGCCTTCTCTCTCCTCCCTAAAAATGGCTTCCGTGACGCCGCCGTTATCTTAATGCTTATTCACCAG TTCATAACATTTGGGTTTGCTTGCACACCGTTGTACTTCGTATGGGAGAAAGTAATAGGGATGCATGACACTAAAAGCATTTGTTTGAGGGCATTGGCACGGCTGCCGGTGGTGATTCCGATATGGTTCTTGGCCATCATCTTCCCATTCTTCGGCCCTATCAACTCGGCGGTCGGCGCTCTTTTGGTTAGCTTCACCGTCTATATCATCCCAGCTTTAGCCCATATGCTCACCTATAGAAAAGCCTCTGCTCGGCAG AATGCTGCAGAAAAGCCACCATTCTTCATGCCAAGTTGGACTGGAATGTATGCATTAAACGCCTTTATTGTGGTGTGGGTTCTAGTGGTCGGGTTCGGGTTCGGGGGATGGGCTAGCATGACCAATTTCATTAGGCAAATTGACTCTTTTGGCTTGTTTGCCAAGTGTTATCAATGCAAGCCTCCAACACCAACATCACCAGCTGCTGCTATGCACCATTAA
- the LOC107958049 gene encoding 30S ribosomal protein S31, chloroplastic, with translation MASLLLGAAPISAQSLNLSYVSRISSSHSQTLGTSLSVSNSSFSLSAASSPSIPYVYCGRGDKKTERGKRFNHSFGNARPRDKKKGRGPPRVPVPPSPPRKDKFDDDEKIKIEIDESLFTS, from the exons ATGGCGTCACTACTACTTGGAGCAGCTCCAATCTCAGCTCAATCCCTTAACCTTTCATATGTTTCTCGTATCTCTTCATCTCATTCCCAAACCCTTGGAACTTCCTTATCAGTTTCAAATTCATCCTTTTCACTCTCAGCAGCTTCTTCTCCTTCAATCCCCTATG TGTACTGTGGCAGAGGGGATAAGAAAACAGAGAGAGGGAAGCGGTTCAATCACTCTTTTGGCAAT GCAAGGCCTAGGGACAAGAAGAAGGGGAGAGGGCCACCAAGGGTGCCAGTTCCACCATCACCACCGAGAAAAGATAAGTTTGATGATGATGAGaagataaaaattgaaattgatgAATCCCTTTTTACTAGTTAA
- the LOC107958048 gene encoding receptor-like protein 7: protein MRILLLSWLLFSSYFAIFLSISNLVLVSGQCRNDQKQLLLDLNLTSSSDLFIYPIPLGKLMKWNQAMECCSWDGVSCDGGGHVIDLDLSNRAISSSIDGSSSLFRLQHLQRLNLASNQFMTAFSAGFDKLENLSYLNLSNAGFTGQIPAKIPRLTRLITLDLSTDPFLSGEPLKLEKPNLEMLVQNLTRLRFLYLDGVNISAMGNEWCRALSPLTELQVLSMSNCYLSGPIHSSLSKLQSLSVICLDYNNLSASVPQFFAEFPNLTSLSLRSTGLNGRLPDEIFQIPTLQTLDLSYNMLLKGSFPNFPLNASLQALALSSTKFGGQIPESLDNLGRLTRIELAGCNFSGPIPKAVEKLTQLVSLDFSNNNFSGPIPSFSSSRNLTNLSLAHNKLVGTIHSTDWSSLSKLEDADLGDNKLSGTIPPTLFGIPSLQRLDLSHNQFNGSIGDFHDKASSLLNTLDLSNNKLKGQFPTPLFELRGLEILHLSSNNFSGLIPMNAFQNLGNLLSLDLSHNRLSIDATATNISLLSFPTFTGLGLASCNLTEFPGFLKNQSSLMYLDLSNNHIHGKIPDWIWKPIDLLRLNLSDNFLVGFERPLKNITSSVQIIDLHVNQLQGEIPIPTLDATYLDYSDNNFSSVLPAHIGDSLQRVSFFSISNNNIHGSIPPSICSSTSLRVLDLSNNSLSGPIPQCLFQMSGSLGVLDLRQNNLSGIISDTFSKSCKLQTLKLDQNRLEGKVPKSLGNCKMLEVLDIGNNQINDSFPWHLKNIAKLHVLVLRSNKFNGHIDCSGNNGGWSMLQIFDLASNNFSGKLHLTCLGTWDAMQHNPYSNLLELKHLHFVDSGSGGGTRYQDAITITTKGLELELVKILPVFTSIDISWNNFEGPIPEVIGKFKELHGLNFSHNAFTGPIPSSFGNLRELESWTSQAIAYAVRSLCS from the coding sequence atgaggATTTTACTGCTTTCATGGCTCTTATTTAGTtcatattttgcaattttccTTAGTATTAGCAACTTAGTTTTAGTTTCTGGTCAATGTCGAAACGATCAAAAACAGTTGTTGCTCGACTTGAATTTGACAAGCAGCTCCGATCTTTTTATATATCCTATTCCATTAGGAAAGCTGATGAAATGGAACCAAGCCATGGAGTGCTGTTCCTGGGATGGTGTAAGTTGCGATGGCGGTGGTCATGTTATCGATCTTGACTTGAGCAACCGAGCAATTTCAAGCTCAATTGACGGTTCAAGTAGTCTTTTTCGTCTTCAACATCTTCAGCGACTCAATTTGGCTTCTAATCAGTTCATGACTGCTTTTTCCGCTGGATTTGATAAATTGGAGAATTTGAGTTATCTTAATTTATCCAATGCTGGCTTTACAGGACAAATCCCAGCTAAGATTCCACGCTTGACAAGGTTGATTACTCTCGATTTATCTACAGATCCATTCTTGAGTGGAGAACCATTGAAACTTGAGAAGCCGAACCTAGAGATGCTTGTTCAAAATCTGACGAGGCTAAGATTTCTCTATCTTGATGGCGTAAATATATCAGCTATGGGGAATGAATGGTGTCGGGCATTATCGCCGTTGACTGAGTTGCAAGTTTTGAGCATGTCCAACTGTTATCTTTCAGGACCTATACATTCTTCACTTTCCAAGCTCCAATCTCTCTCAGTAATTTGCTTGGACTACAACAACTTGTCTGCTTCAGTTCCACAATTCTTTGCAGAATTCCCAAACCTGACTTCCCTTAGTCTTAGAAGCACTGGGTTGAATGGAAGACTGCCAGATGAAATTTTCCAGATACCTACCTTACAGACACTTGATTTGTCATACAACATGTTACTCAAAGGTTCATTTCCAAATTTTCCTCTCAATGCTTCTCTTCAAGCTCTCGCACTTAGCAGCACAAAGTTCGGGGGACAAATTCCAGAATCTCTCGATAACCTAGGACGACTGACAAGAATAGAGCTTGCTGGTTGCAATTTCAGCGGACCCATACCCAAAGCAGTTGAGAAACTTACCCAACTTGTCTCTTTGGATTTTTCCAATAACAATTTTTCTGGCCCAATACCGTCCTTCTCTTCATCGAGGAATCTTACCAACCTAAGCCTTGCTCATAATAAGTTAGTCGGCACAATTCATTCCACTGACTGGTCAAGCCTTTCAAAGCTAGAAGATGCTGACTTAGGAGACAACAAGCTAAGTGGAACCATTCCACCAACTTTGTTTGGCATTCCATCACTGCAGAGACTTGACCTTTCTCACAATCAATTCAATGGCAGCATTGGTGACTTTCATGATAAGGCCTCTTCACTGCTTAATACCCTTGATCTTAGCAACAACAAGTTAAAAGGGCAATTTCCAACGCCTTTGTTTGAACTCCGTGGTCTAGAAATCCTACATCTTTCTTCAAACAACTTCAGCGGTTTGATACCAATGAATGCCTTTCAGAACTTGGGGAATCTTTTGTCTCTTGATCTCTCACATAACAGGTTGTCTATTGATGCCACTGCTACTAATATTTCCTTGCTTTCTTTCCCCACATTTACCGGACTGGGGCTGGCATCTTGCAACTTAACAGAGTTCCCTGGTTTCTTGAAAAATCAGTCCAGCTTAATGTACCTTGACCTTTCCAACAACCATATTCATGGGAAAATACCCGATTGGATTTGGAAACCAATAGATCTTTTGCGCCTAAATCTTTCTGATAACTTTCTTGTTGGGTTCGAAAGACCTTTGAAGAACATAACTTCTAGTGTTCAGATTATTGACCTGCATGTCAACCAATTACAAGGGGAAATCCCAATTCCTACATTAGATGCCACCTATCTGGATTACTCAGACAACAATTTCAGCTCCGTTTTACCAGCTCACATTGGTGACTCCCTCCAGCgtgtttctttcttttccatctcaaataacaacattcatGGGAGTATCCCTCCATCGATATGCAGCAGTACATCTCTTAGAGTACTCGATTTGTCTAATAATTCATTGAGTGGGCCAATTCCTCAATGCCTCTTTCAGATGAGCGGATCTCTTGGAGTATTGGATTTAAGACAAAACAATCTCAGTGGCATAATTTCTGACACTTTTTCAAAAAGTTGTAAGTTACAAACTCTCAAACTCGATCAAAACCGATTGGAAGGAAAGGTTCCAAAATCACTAGGGAATTGCAAAATGCTGGAGGTTTTAGACATTGGCAACAATCAGATCAATGATTCATTCCCATGGCATTTGAAGAATATAGCCAAGTTGCACGTCCTTGTTTTACGTTCCAACAAATTCAACGGTCACATTGATTGTTCTGGAAATAATGGTGGATGGTCAATGCTTCAGATTTTTGACTTAGCATCCAACAATTTTAGTGGTAAACTGCATCTGACATGTTTGGGGACGTGGGATGCTATGCAgcataacccatatagtaacctGTTAGAGCTCAAACATCTCCATTTTGTAGATTCCGGTTCTGGAGGCGGTACTAGATATCAAGATGCAATAACAATTACCACCAAAGGTTTAGAGTTGGAGCTGGTGAAGATCCTGCCCGTATTCACCTCCATTGACATTTCATGGAACAACTTTGAAGGGCCAATACCAGAAGTAATCGGCAAATTCAAAGAACTTCATGGCCTTAACTTTTCGCATAATGCTTTCACAGGTCCAATCCCATCATCTTTCGGAAACCTGCGAGAGCTTGAGTCTTGGACCTCTCAAGCAATAGCCTACGCGGTGAGATCCCTTTGCAGCTAG